A portion of the Pedobacter cryoconitis genome contains these proteins:
- a CDS encoding lactate dehydrogenase, giving the protein MRVVAYSIKSFEKEPLAIANHKKHDITLISNSLSPDTVSYAAGKEAVIVFTDDVVSEAVINSLADLGVKYIATRSTSTQHIHQETAALRNIKIANVPAVSLMADTTDELSLALARETILNLDKWQQNRCLGSACVCSKACDQIHPKTPDHEH; this is encoded by the coding sequence ATGAGAGTAGTAGCCTATAGTATAAAATCTTTTGAAAAAGAGCCACTGGCGATAGCCAATCACAAAAAACACGATATTACATTAATATCCAATTCTTTAAGTCCGGATACAGTGAGCTATGCGGCAGGAAAAGAAGCTGTTATTGTCTTTACAGACGATGTAGTTTCTGAAGCTGTGATCAATAGCCTGGCAGACCTGGGCGTGAAGTATATCGCAACCCGGTCTACTTCTACCCAACATATCCATCAGGAAACTGCAGCACTCCGCAATATTAAAATTGCAAACGTTCCGGCGGTTTCTTTAATGGCAGATACCACTGATGAACTGTCCCTTGCTTTAGCCAGAGAGACGATCTTAAACCTTGATAAATGGCAACAGAACCGTTGTTTAGGTTCCGCTTGTGTTTGTTCAAAAGCTTGTGATCAGATTCATCCTAAAACACCTGACCATGAGCATTAA
- a CDS encoding response regulator: MENKKQRILIIEDNDDIRESTAEILELADYEVFQADNGKTGVEMAHSHLPDLILCDIMMPELDGYGVLYLLNKSPETAATPFIFLTAKAERMDMRKGMEMGADDYLVKPFDDVELLNAIESRFSKREKQELFYSKSIDKLNTLVSSSHGVKELDKLMQDRKVRTIKKKQIIYYEGDSVSGIYLVLSGKVKTIKLTEDGRELLTGMYGADEYFGIPALLLNEPYAETAEALEDTTICQLPKEMLEELLNRYPDVARQFIHILSNNLLEKEEQLLQLAYHSVRKRMAEVLLRLCKLEKQEAQISLKISRDNLAAMAGMATETVSRILSDFKDEGIIERKGSLIGILDQTKLQQMKN, encoded by the coding sequence ATGGAAAATAAGAAACAAAGGATATTAATTATTGAAGACAATGATGATATCAGAGAAAGCACAGCGGAAATACTAGAACTGGCCGATTACGAGGTTTTCCAGGCAGACAATGGCAAAACAGGTGTGGAAATGGCACATAGTCATTTACCAGATTTGATTCTTTGCGACATTATGATGCCTGAACTGGACGGTTACGGTGTACTTTATCTCTTGAATAAAAGCCCGGAAACTGCTGCCACCCCCTTTATCTTCTTAACTGCAAAAGCCGAAAGAATGGATATGCGTAAAGGAATGGAAATGGGCGCAGATGATTATCTGGTGAAACCTTTCGACGATGTTGAACTGCTGAATGCGATAGAAAGCAGGTTCAGCAAGAGAGAAAAACAAGAACTTTTCTATAGCAAGTCAATTGATAAATTAAATACGCTGGTTTCTTCCAGCCATGGCGTGAAAGAGCTTGACAAACTTATGCAGGACCGTAAAGTCCGGACCATTAAAAAGAAACAGATCATTTACTATGAAGGAGATAGTGTTTCAGGAATCTACCTGGTTTTGAGTGGAAAGGTTAAAACCATTAAACTTACTGAAGACGGAAGAGAGCTTTTGACAGGAATGTATGGAGCTGATGAATATTTCGGTATCCCTGCCTTACTTTTAAATGAGCCTTATGCCGAAACTGCAGAGGCTTTGGAAGATACAACAATATGCCAGCTTCCAAAAGAGATGCTCGAAGAATTACTGAACCGTTACCCCGATGTGGCGAGACAATTTATTCATATTCTTTCCAATAATCTGCTGGAGAAAGAAGAACAACTGCTGCAGTTAGCTTATCATTCTGTCCGTAAAAGAATGGCAGAGGTATTATTGCGCCTTTGTAAACTTGAAAAACAGGAAGCACAGATCAGCCTTAAGATCTCCAGAGATAACCTCGCGGCAATGGCCGGAATGGCTACGGAAACGGTTAGCCGGATTTTAAGCGATTTCAAAGATGAAGGCATTATAGAAAGAAAAGGTAGTCTTATCGGAATCCTCGATCAGACTAAACTTCAGCAAATGAAAAACTGA